The DNA segment ATGAGTGGGCCGTCAGCTTAGAGATGGGCATGTCTACCGCTGGTTGAGGGTGCCTATTCCGCGATGGATGTCGTGTCGCTTACTTGGCCAAGGAGGGCCATCGGGATCAAGGGTGCCACGGGCGTGGGCGCGCGGCAGCGAAGAAGACGTACACTGCGAGGATGTCGATGCTGGCGTTGTTGTAGTGGCCGGTGTCATGACCACGGGCGGTGCAGATGCGTCGTCGTCGCAGCCATGGttgccgggaagaagaagggtgTCATATCCTCCAAAGCGACCATGTAAATCTTTCTGGTGTCGAAGCAACAGAGCCTCAATTCTTGTTTGTGTTTGAGGCCGAAGAGCCTCTGTTCTTCCTTATGGCTGATTAGCGATGTAAGAGTAAGTGCATGATAACGTATTAGAAGTAACTGTAGAGAGACAAAGAAATAGAGGAAATGAAAACTCTTGTTATTGATTCATAgagtgtttacatatttatacatgctGAATGAACATGATGAAAGAATATGTCTATTTAGAAATACCACTTCTCAATAGACACAACTCTCGATAGTTGATATTGTAATTGATCACATGATTAAACACTCGAAAGATGTCTAGTTTACTAGAGGTGTTTATTCGCACCAATTCTCATGATGTGTAAGAGTAAAGAGACAACTTGGGTGCATAGACATGGAGAGAGAAGTTGCATTGTAGTGAAAGGCTATGTCCAACACACCTTTTTATAAAGGTAAGCGTTTGAGGAAATACAACTAATTAAAAAATAGGCTGAAGCTTAGAAGAAATAACGATTCATGCAGATCTCCTAACAAATTACCAAGTTCTAGGTCCGGGCCTCGTACCTGAGTAGATTATCTCAGAATTTTTCAGCTTTGCTTGATTCTATTTTTGGATCTAAATGTCGCAGAGGGTTCTGAAGGAAGAAAAGGACTACAATGCAAGAGGCAGAGATCCATAGTCGGGCCTGAAACTGCACGGAGAATGGCGAGTGCTCGTCGAAGTGGTTAAAGCAGGCGCGCACCGTCGCCATCAACCTCTGTCCTCGGGTCCGTCCAATCCCGCCGCCCCGCTCACGGCCGGATGCCTCGCCTTCACCGGCAATGCGATATCAAGCATGGCCTTCCTAGTTCGTAGTCACTAGCATCACCAACATAAAGCGACACGCCGATACAAACTGCAAAAGCACTAACACCCACACAAGTGGCCTCCACGGCTCCACTTCTTCTAGCAAAATGGAACACCATATCATTAGACACATTCATCATCACATTCTCATATGCTCAACAAATGATATGACATGTTGGGTAGCAGCAGGAGGCAGAGCTCCACAGAATATTACAATTCATAAACAAATCCAACTCCGACCAACTGCCCCCCGCAAAAACAACTCCAAAGACCTATAACTGTGTTTTTTCACCAGCCCAGCTTCAGAAACCGAAATGGAGCAGCATGTAGataaccaaaaaaataaaagcacAAACGCCTGCTGCTCCGATGACCTGGAAATAAACTGATGCACGCGGGGTACTTGTACAAAGGCGTGCTGCACCGGACAGAAGTTTTGCCCAAAAATAACTCTTACAAAACAGACCAAGAATGAAATGCAAGACAATGCAAGTGAAGAAAGAAAATGCTAGGAAATAAACAAGCTACCAGAGCTGGGGAGGGGTATGTCTGACATAATGGACGACCACCCAGCACAATACAAAATATTCTTGTGACAATGCATCTGAGCCCGCTCCTGCTTACTAGAGTAGTAAGCAATTGGGCCTTGTCCCAAGTGACCATCCGACCAAAGTTTGATGCATGTGATGAATGCAGGGGAAAATGATAGCCACAGACCATAGGCGTGCCATGCCGAGGAAATGTCAGCATGTCAGGCAACAATAGAAGCTCATCTCACCTCCAATAAGAAATGAAGGTTGCAGATGCCTTTAGCAAAAGTTAGCAGGCGGCTGACTTAACCCTCTTTTTCGCGTAAGTGAAAAAGACAGGTTGACACATGTACTGATGCATGAGTTAGTGAGGACCTTCGACTCTGCTGCAAGGATGTTGGACTTCTCCAAAGAGCAGGTCTGGACATGATGCAATCGAAGACCCAGACATGACATGTGGATGGATGCAAGTGCAGACTCGAGACCAACGTGACATCAACCCGAAACTACACGGCTGATTGCGATCGTAGCCCAATCAGCGGATTCTTTGACCAAAGGATCATCAGATGCCAAGCATTCCTCTAAAAACTGCTTGCTTGAGGTAGATTGATTGATCAAAGGACCAGCATGGACGCCCAATGTGTCTGCCAGATCTCCCAAGACACCTATTGCAGTCTTCATCACAGTATCATCCCTGCAAAGAAGATATAATATCATAATGAATTAGGGCACCAAACTAATAACTCACATAAATTAGACAAGGTAGGAAATCAGAACGTGGGGTTTTGACTTACATATCCTTTCCATTGTACAGAGCGTCAAGGAATTGAAGAATATGCGGAGCATACGGCATCAGTAGTTGTGTCTTAGGTGAGCTCTTAAATCCTTGAAGAATACCAGAGTAGGCTTCCAAGATTCCATTCCTTAGCTGATTTGTGTAGTCGATCATTTCATCATCAGCTGCAGTGGCATGTGCTGACAGATCAGCTGCACTTTGCAGCATAGGCATGGCATAGATCAAATACTTCTCAAAGTTCTCCCCAATCGCCAGTGCAATATCACCAAAGCATGAAAATATAGGTGGTTTTACAGATCTGTGCAACTGGTTACTGGATAGGTCCTTCAGGAGCTGGGTCATGATGCCATCACACAAGGGCAAAATTTTGTCTTCCAGTGCCCTGCACAAGTCACCCACAACGCCCACGGTAATGGCACAGACCTGATACTCCTCAAAGTTCTGAAGTCCCATCTCcaaatattgataaaattgtGCCATGTACTTTGCAAAGTTTGGACCAGTTGCATATGCCAATGCACCAATAGCAAGCATAGCCTCCTCATGCACTGTGGCATTTCGACAAGCGAAAACTCTCAAAAACAGATCCATCATCTGATCTGCATACTGCAAGAAAGAGTACTTTGTCGACTCCATTCCTCCCAACTTTTGGATAATGACCTGCAAGCAACCACAAAGAAGGCCCTGCAGTTCgctcctcttctccctctcatCAGTTGACAGTTTCTCGGCTTCAAGTGTCTGATGAAGTTCCATCATGATCACAGGTACTAACTGCATAACAATAGGGGCTGTCGCCTCAGTGGAGCACCTGACAACTTCATTTAGAGTCTCATAAGCTGCTGTACGCAGCCTGGATTCTCCAGCATCCTCCCTGTGAGTAACCATAAGAAGGTTCTGAACAATATCTTGAAAGAAAGGGGATAATGGCGACGCAGAGCCAGCATCAACATAACCTTGAGCAAGGAAATAGAGTGCACCACATGCCTTTTCAGCCACATTTGGGACATCCTTCATGCTGTGAAGCAGCACAGTAAGTATTTGCTGACAGTTCTCGGCCGTAATGATAGGAGGAGTTTCGAGTGCTGAACCATGAAGAAACTCAAAGATTCTTCCAAGGGTCCAAGCAGTTGTGTCCTTTACATGGTTACTTGGATCCTTCATCAACGCGGTCAGCATAAAGTTTAACGCAACATTAACAAGAGGAGCCAATTTATCAGCTGATGGACCCTCCAAAATAGAGCCAAAAGCATATGTTGCAGCCTCTCTTTGCCTCCAATCAGACTTAGTTATGTTTTCCTCCACAAAAGGCATCACAAGAGGAACAATATCATCCCCAACAGTCCTTGCAACCAGGCCCAAACAAGTTCCCCCAGCCATTGCAAGATTCCAGGCACCTTCATCCAAGTCTTGGTCTTCCTCCTGCTTAAGGAGAGTCTCCAACAACATCGGCACTAAGGCAGGAAGAGCCTGCTTGATAAAGTAGTAGCAAGGAACATCGGAATCAGCTGTGAATTCACTACTGTACTGATCCAGAACGTCAATTTCCTCATCACATATAGAACTCCAGAATTCAATAGCCTGAAGTGCAACTGACTCCTCATCTCCCCTCACAGCCTTTGCGGTGATATTAAATATGTCCTGCATGTATGTGGCCAGCTTATCATAATAAGTAGACGAGATAGCCACCAGACACTCAAAGGCGGCCTGCCTTATCTTCACCTCCGGAGACTGTGTTGCTTCACAAACAACTCTCATGATATAGTCACGCTCCATGTCATTTGAGAAGTTAACCTGAGCAAAGCCCAATGCATTATGCAATGCCTGTGTAGCTGCAAGCCTCACGTCAGAGTTGCCCTCAGTAGCATTCATACCCTGAACAACAGCTGTAAGTATTTTATTGACTTGGTCTTGGTCAACAGCTTCTGGAGAAACTTCCTCACATAAATAGCCAAGTGTCTCTAGTGTTGCCTGCTTGACGTTTGGCTGGACCTGATGTATGTTTGAGAGCAACGATCCTATAAGCTCAGGCCATTGCTTCTGAGGAATCTCAATACCAGCAACCTTCGCAATAACTTGAGATGCAGTAGATCTGGCACTTGCAACAGGAGATGAGAGAGTTTGCAGCAACAATCCTTTAATTTGTGCCTTGGCACCAGCATCCAATGCCAGCCATCTCTGGAAAAGCTCATTCTTCCTGTGCTGCTCCTTTGCATCCAGCGCATTCTTGAGAATCAACCCAGCTAACCTGCGACTCTCCTCAGGTTTCTCTTCATTGGCCAACTCACTTGACAGGGAAAGCAAGAATCCTGGGAGGTTTTGCTCCTGGAACTGCTTGAGGTTTTCTTCAGCATGCTTCCTAATCGCACCATCGGCAGATTGCGCACTCAAGAGAATTTGAGTGACGTCGAGTGACATATTGACTCTGTGAAGACCGACATTCGGGGGAATCAGATATGTATGCATGGATTCATAACATGAAAATCCATATGCATCATCACAGGAAAATAACTCCTCTCCAATGTAAATTGGACCATACAGAGTAAGTGCTCCATATAGTAAAGCCAAACAAGACACACTAAATTCCTCTACAATGTGAAGCTAGACAAGATATGCAGATGGATAGAGTTATTATTACTAGATATATTCATTCTAACAGtcacaaaaaagaacaaaaagcaAGGAGAAATAAACTATATCAAGACAGCAGCATGACATACTCTTAATCTTAGGCTAATTAAAAAACAAGATGTCATAGGAACAAGAATGATCCAATACAACTTAGATATATCAGTAGACATTATGGTCCACAAGATCATGTATAAACTAGCAGCATAAGAAGTTAAGAACATAATACGCTTAAGCATGAACCATATTCACCTCGCCCAGCATACAAGAACTGACACTCAGATTGCTAAACAGTGTTAACTTCCTAGCCTCCAATCTAACAGTAAACACTAAAAATCAATGAAGCTAGAGTGCTCGAGTAAGCAAGTAAGCACATACACAAATAATCGGTTGCAGTAAAACTAGCCCACTACAGATTTGCATTAGAAATACAGCGTGCCTGAAACTACCATAACTAAAACCCCACTAGAAGAAGGAAGACATGATCGGTTCCCTGTGAAATTTTAGTAGTAAACTTCGAGTTTCactaacaaaagtaataccaGCGTGAATGAACGAAAGTACAAGCTAAACCATACACAGCTCACAGATCGACAACGTAACGGTAGAAACAACACGTGACAGTTCCATGAGTTAACTATACTTCAATCAATCAACTACACAGAAAGGTAAAGCGTGTGCATCAGATTTATCGAAGTCCAACACAAccctcatcatcaacatcacgaCCACACCACATCACCCACTACCCACCCACGAATCTAACTTCCCACACGGAGAAATCGCCGAATCCTCCAACTCTAAACCCATAAACCAACTCAGATCTAGCAACACAAGCCCGAACAGATCGCGCACAGCCCAGATACGAGCAAGCGATCGGCAGTCAACGAATCCACGGATCGAGACAACACACAGAGAATAGCgaatcaagaagaaggatcggaCCGGAGATCCGGGACGGATCGAGACCGGTCCTCAGATCCGACTACGGAGTCTAGGGTTTTGGCCTCACACTTACGTCGGTGGATGCACGGAGGCGCCGCGCTGTACGGCAGGACCGGACGGGCGAGCTTCGGCTTCCTCGAGGTCCGGCGCGCGTGCGGCCGCGAACCCGATCGGCGAGGCGGCGCGCGGCGAGGATGGgagggtggaggcggcggcggcggcggggagagagagcgagaggggAGGGTGAGGAAATCAAAtaatgcaaggaaaagaaaagaagggcaTCTTTGGGAGGGTGCTGGGACGTGGGAGCGAGTTGGGCGAGGGGTGTGGCCAATTCCCTACCGTCCGATCTGTAGTCGACGGTCGTGATGGGAGACGAGGGTTTTTGACTGGGTGggcgattttttttattattaccTCTGGTTTCCTTTACTTGTTATCATCTTTTTTATTATAGTAATTTTGATATTATATTTTCTAGAAAAGTTTATAGATATCTAAAACTTTTATATCATTAGATTCGTCGTAAAATATATTTCATTGGTATTATATACTTTTAAGTATTCGTAAATTTTTCGTAGAAAAAATGTAACGTCAAAATTACTACAATAAAAAATTAGTGACAAGTAAACGAAAAATAAGATAGTATTTTTGTGGTGGTTTGCTTATTGAGTTTAGACCCTACTGTGATATCTTTTTCAGTGGCCCTATATGCAGGTGACTTGTCATTGCAACAGGTATATATAAAATTACCGTAGTTATGCATTATTTTCTTAGTTGGACCCTAGGGCTGACTACCTATCGCCGCCGGCCTTTCGAGCGGGCAGTAGATACCtacttttacaatttttcaaataaacgtctatttgctaatttaaaaaatagaaatataaaaataaaaaaatcttttgccgCCGATTTCCAGCATCGGTTTCCATCGGTTATCTTTGGGATTTCTCAATTAACCTAAGAGGACGTGTGCAATTCCAGCATTGATTTATGATTAGCCGCCGGTGCGTGTCAGGTGCCTATATCGTGATTTCAAATTTGCGAAACTATCTAAGCGCATCTAAAAAGATATACTTGCGTTGGAAACTTGAACGTACCAGATGAACGCTTAATCACTTCTTGTATTGTACATGTCCTTGTTTCTTAAACTATCTAAGCACTAAAGCACGTGTACAAAGACTAGTTAAGTGTCTGTACGTGCAACGGAAACAAAATTTATAGAAGATGatataaaacatatatatagatattgCTTACATCAATAGACCTAAGAATTGATTTACTAGACTACCACGTAACAGATCTGCTGCTCATTTATAgctgtttttatttttagtacCTCTTGAGATGAAAGATAATTTTGTCCTGTATAAGTGtgcaaatattttctatgaggAGCATGACGTGCATGCTCATTGTCCTTATTTGGCAAAAGCAATATATCTTATAGCACCTAAGATATTCTGGATACAGATAATTTTCATATTTATCAATGTCACTTAAAAATTCACTTGAGCATGACGATGCTGCTATGTAAGTGTGAGTAATTGGCATGTCCTTGTTGATCTGGTGACACGAGGCTCCCATCTTTTGTTGATTCATGAGAACTAGCATCAATGTGCATAGCAGCATGTATTGACATAGGCCTGCGCAGAGTTCAAATagtgtgaaaaaaatagaaaataccagcatgtaaaaaaaataatgcaGAAGAATTGCAATGTTGAACAGAACAAATAGTCTGAACAATTTACGAGTGCAGATTTAAACAAAGCTATCCTATATGGATTTGTTACACATAGATGTGGCAGTGAAAACACACACTTGTCGATAGTAGTGAAAACATGCACTGTGGTTACATGAGGTTGAAAATCTGCAATAACATGAGAGCTTGCATACAGCTAATAAATACGATCATTTCTGCGACAGGGAAAAATTTCACACTTACCTTGAAGGATTCTGTCCTTCATTGTGTAACTTGGGTGTTGATTCACCTACAAATCACATATGCACTTCATGAGCATTCATGAAACAATCTACCGGAGATCAGTAGTATCCATTATAAGGCATAAGAGTGTCAGAGAAACACATACTTTTTACACCTGGCAATCGGTTCCCACTACGATCATGTTTCAAATCTTCTTTGCCGGTATTATTTACATTTGCATGAGTGGCAGGCCTGAAAGAAGACAGTTTTCCTTTTTGCTATCACATATACTGAACAGAAGTTTGGTGCGGATTTTGTAACACATGTTGGCGCATCCATTTTCCTTATTGTTCAGCAATAGATAACACAAATGTCCAAATTCATCGAAGTATGACAATATTGTGTTAAGCAAACAGACCATCAAATAATTTCAGAAAATGGAATTGTGCATAAAACTTGTTTAAAATTTGACACCGCACCTTGTAaatgatgggataagtccttgtgctgctgcatggtctttgtggggctgccacatggtggtcttgctgcccatatgctttaggacagcatcttagattagaggacagcatctaggacagcatcttagactagaggacagcatctaggacagcatcttagactagcatcttagactagcatcttggcatatgcttggctggccataggcctataaatatgtatccccaacccctcaggttggcatggcattGTATGAGAAGTGAGAAATAAACCAGAAAAatttgccccaactcctagtgtcatcctctctatgagagtaagaattctgCTACTACctagagtaagaattcagcgacttacaactggtatcagagcctgtttatcctgtagcctgagcatctcttgctcatctcccccctcagcctcgcagCAGCCCCAGCttagagcagcagcagccccggtTGCTCCTGCTCACTCCTCTCCCTCTGCACAGACGAGCAGCAGCTCGTCTGAAGCAGCCCTCTCCCCACGCAGCAGCTCTCCCCCGGTAGCGCGTCATGTCCGCAGGGCAGTCTCAGCGCTCGGTCGCCTCGAGCACGCGGCatcggcaggaggccgaacttgccgcggCAGAGGAACGCAAGCGAGCGGCGGAAgagaccgctgcggcggcggcaagggcgtcgaggctagcagcggcggagctggcagcagccagagcggaggcagaagcagcggcggcggcggatgcagcgcgtgcggcggcagcggaggtcgaggctctgcgcggcagcaccggcagctccatttctgctgacgacagcgccgacgcggatctcgagctgccggaggcagaGGCAGCGCGAGAGCGGGCGGCACAGTGGGCAGCCGCGCACACCCACGAGCGCGGCGGCAGCCCAGACAGGCGCGGACGCGCCGGccgcgctcctggaggaggcgcgcacggcaACGGTGGTGGACGGGTCGATGGAGAGCGCGGCCTTCACAGGCGGcgtggctctctctccccggatcGGTACCGTGGTCACCACGGGTTCCAGGCTGTTGTCAGGGACGTCGGCcccggcggtgggtggcctaCCCTCACTAAGGCCAACTATGTTGAGTGGGCTGCGGTGATGAgggtaaagctccaggtgcggcacatgtgggaggcagtccggtacggcgacgtcgactacgaccaggatcaacgggcgctggatgccctcatcgctgcagtcccgtccgagatgcagttctcgcttaccaataagcggactgccaaggaggcttgggatgccatcgctgcggcacgcatcggcagcgaccgcgcccgcaaatccaca comes from the Phragmites australis chromosome 22, lpPhrAust1.1, whole genome shotgun sequence genome and includes:
- the LOC133904361 gene encoding importin subunit beta-1-like, producing MSLDVTQILLSAQSADGAIRKHAEENLKQFQEQNLPGFLLSLSSELANEEKPEESRRLAGLILKNALDAKEQHRKNELFQRWLALDAGAKAQIKGLLLQTLSSPVASARSTASQVIAKVAGIEIPQKQWPELIGSLLSNIHQVQPNVKQATLETLGYLCEEVSPEAVDQDQVNKILTAVVQGMNATEGNSDVRLAATQALHNALGFAQVNFSNDMERDYIMRVVCEATQSPEVKIRQAAFECLVAISSTYYDKLATYMQDIFNITAKAVRGDEESVALQAIEFWSSICDEEIDVLDQYSSEFTADSDVPCYYFIKQALPALVPMLLETLLKQEEDQDLDEGAWNLAMAGGTCLGLVARTVGDDIVPLVMPFVEENITKSDWRQREAATYAFGSILEGPSADKLAPLVNVALNFMLTALMKDPSNHVKDTTAWTLGRIFEFLHGSALETPPIITAENCQQILTVLLHSMKDVPNVAEKACGALYFLAQGYVDAGSASPLSPFFQDIVQNLLMVTHREDAGESRLRTAAYETLNEVVRCSTEATAPIVMQLVPVIMMELHQTLEAEKLSTDEREKRSELQGLLCGCLQVIIQKLGGMESTKYSFLQYADQMMDLFLRVFACRNATVHEEAMLAIGALAYATGPNFAKYMAQFYQYLEMGLQNFEEYQVCAITVGVVGDLCRALEDKILPLCDGIMTQLLKDLSSNQLHRSVKPPIFSCFGDIALAIGENFEKYLIYAMPMLQSAADLSAHATAADDEMIDYTNQLRNGILEAYSGILQGFKSSPKTQLLMPYAPHILQFLDALYNGKDMDDTVMKTAIGVLGDLADTLGVHAGPLINQSTSSKQFLEECLASDDPLVKESADWATIAISRVVSG